CAGCCCACTCCATCCCGCGCATGGTTTGGCCAGCCTGTGCCGCCGATTCCGCTGCAAACCCATCATGCAAAGGCGACGCGGTATTGAGCCGTAATTCCAGCCCGGCCGGAGCCACCGTTCCAAACAGGGCAAAGGCGGGCAGCAACGGCAGCAGGCAACTGATTAGCACGCCCGCCAGCAAGTACGCCCGGTTCCAGTGAAAGTGGGTAAGGCGGCAAAAGAAAAGCCGGTAAGCCAGGGCAAAAACCGTCAACAGCAGCGTGCCCTGCAGCAGATAGACAACGAAATCAGTGAGCATCTTCGTCCGGTTTAGCGGGTTTTTCGGCCTCGTCGAGTAAACTCTTCAGGCGCTGAACCTCCGCCGGGTCCAGCTTTTCTTCATTGACCATGAATGACACGACTTTCTCGGGCGAGCCTTCGAAGTAATTCATCAGAAAATTCCTGAAGGTAAATTTCCGGTACGCCAGCTTCGATACCGTCGGGAAATATTCGTGCGTTTTGCCGTAGGCTTTATGCCCAATAAATCCTTTCTTCTCCAGAATCCGGATCAGCGACGATACCGTGTT
This Larkinella insperata DNA region includes the following protein-coding sequences:
- a CDS encoding BlaI/MecI/CopY family transcriptional regulator, which translates into the protein MEGLTKTEEKVMQILWAIRRGFVKDVIDQMPEPKPPYNTVSSLIRILEKKGFIGHKAYGKTHEYFPTVSKLAYRKFTFRNFLMNYFEGSPEKVVSFMVNEEKLDPAEVQRLKSLLDEAEKPAKPDEDAH